One segment of Nostoc piscinale CENA21 DNA contains the following:
- a CDS encoding trypsin-like peptidase domain-containing protein: MKVAGVLSALLFGTAIVIVQPAATALTPSEIANIAQQITVRIDGANTGSGVIIEHQGNVYTVVTCWHVVQLEGSYTVQAPDGRRYTFNHSQVKQLPGVDLAIFQFTSNQNYRIAEKGNSDQVALGTNIAVAGYPQGTSDIDFRRGAISRLVSNPKDGYAFVYDIGGFPGMSGGAILDEQGKLVGIHGRATTRPDTNATTVLGIPLRTYLSLAPSAPAPKLPNPPVVTVPSAAKFTLAKTLIGDSQRVVFYEFAGIQGQYTEGSVNSVALSPDGRTLASGSEDKTIKIWNLTTGQVIRTLNGHSKSVNSVAFSADGRTLASDSYDKTIKIWNVATGQEIRTLNGHSKSFLSVALSPDGGTLASGSLDDKTIKIWNLTTGQVIRTLNGHSKSVNSVAFSADGRTLASGSYDKTIKIWNVATGQKIRTLNGHSDSVLSVALSPDGKTLASGSEDKTVKIWNIATGQEIRTLNGHSHWVVSVALSPDGKTLASGSWDDTIKIWNVAIGQEITTLKGHSESVNSVTFSPDGKTLASGSNDATIKIWRLSD; encoded by the coding sequence ATGAAGGTGGCTGGTGTACTATCGGCATTATTATTTGGTACAGCAATAGTCATAGTGCAGCCAGCCGCTACAGCCTTGACACCCTCAGAAATTGCTAATATCGCTCAACAAATCACCGTACGCATTGATGGCGCAAATACTGGCTCTGGAGTAATTATTGAGCATCAAGGTAATGTTTATACTGTTGTTACTTGTTGGCACGTAGTCCAACTCGAAGGTAGCTACACAGTACAAGCACCAGATGGTCGAAGATATACATTCAATCACAGCCAAGTAAAACAACTTCCAGGTGTTGATTTAGCTATATTTCAGTTTACTAGTAATCAAAATTACCGTATCGCCGAAAAGGGTAATTCTGACCAAGTAGCATTAGGGACAAATATTGCTGTAGCGGGGTATCCTCAAGGAACATCAGACATTGATTTTCGTAGGGGTGCAATTTCCCGTCTGGTGTCAAACCCAAAGGATGGTTATGCTTTTGTGTATGACATCGGTGGTTTTCCGGGGATGAGTGGGGGAGCGATACTCGATGAGCAGGGTAAATTAGTCGGGATTCACGGACGTGCTACAACTCGCCCAGATACGAATGCTACTACTGTGTTAGGGATTCCGTTGAGGACTTATTTAAGTCTTGCACCATCTGCACCAGCACCAAAGCTACCCAATCCGCCAGTTGTAACTGTGCCATCAGCTGCTAAGTTTACTCTAGCGAAGACTCTGATTGGTGATTCGCAAAGGGTGGTGTTTTATGAATTTGCTGGTATTCAAGGGCAATACACAGAAGGATCAGTTAATTCAGTTGCATTGAGTCCAGATGGCAGAACTTTAGCTAGTGGTAGTGAAGACAAGACTATCAAAATTTGGAACCTCACCACAGGGCAAGTAATTCGTACCCTCAATGGTCATTCTAAGTCGGTTAATTCAGTTGCATTTAGTGCAGATGGCAGAACTTTAGCTAGTGATAGTTACGACAAGACTATTAAAATCTGGAATGTCGCCACAGGGCAAGAAATTCGTACCCTCAATGGTCATTCTAAGTCGTTTCTTTCAGTTGCATTGAGTCCAGATGGCGGAACTTTAGCTAGTGGTAGTTTGGACGACAAAACTATCAAAATTTGGAACCTCACTACAGGGCAAGTAATTCGTACCCTCAATGGTCATTCTAAGTCGGTTAATTCAGTCGCATTTAGTGCAGATGGCAGAACTTTAGCTAGTGGTAGTTACGATAAGACTATTAAAATCTGGAATGTCGCCACAGGGCAAAAAATTCGTACCCTCAATGGTCATTCTGATTCGGTTCTTTCAGTTGCATTGAGTCCAGATGGCAAAACTTTAGCTAGTGGTAGTGAAGACAAGACTGTCAAAATCTGGAATATCGCTACAGGGCAAGAGATTCGTACCCTCAATGGTCATTCTCATTGGGTTGTTTCAGTCGCATTGAGTCCAGATGGCAAAACTTTAGCTAGTGGTAGTTGGGACGATACTATCAAAATCTGGAATGTTGCCATAGGGCAAGAGATTACCACCCTCAAAGGTCATTCTGAGTCGGTTAATTCAGTCACATTTAGTCCAGATGGCAAAACTTTAGCTAGTGGTAGCAATGACGCGACTATCAAAATTTGGCGGCTATCTGATTAG